One segment of Mycobacterium spongiae DNA contains the following:
- a CDS encoding F0F1 ATP synthase subunit epsilon has protein sequence MAELNVEIVAVDRKIWSGTATFLFTRTTVGEIGILPSHIPLVAQLVEDAMVRVEREGAKDLRVAVDGGFMSVTEEGVSILAESAEFESEIDEAAAKQDSESDDPRIAARGRARLRAVGAID, from the coding sequence ATGGCCGAATTGAACGTTGAGATCGTTGCTGTCGACCGGAAGATCTGGTCCGGCACGGCAACGTTCCTATTTACCCGCACCACCGTCGGTGAGATCGGCATCTTGCCCAGCCACATTCCGTTGGTGGCCCAACTGGTCGAGGACGCCATGGTGCGCGTCGAGCGCGAGGGCGCCAAGGACCTGCGCGTCGCGGTGGACGGTGGTTTCATGTCGGTGACGGAAGAGGGAGTCAGCATTCTGGCTGAGTCGGCCGAGTTCGAGTCGGAGATTGACGAAGCCGCGGCCAAGCAGGATTCCGAATCCGACGATCCACGCATCGCCGCCAGGGGCCGCGCCAGATTGCGCGCAGTCGGCGCGATCGACTAG
- a CDS encoding F0F1 ATP synthase subunit gamma, with amino-acid sequence MAATLRELRGRIRSAGSIKKITKAQELIATSRIGRAQARLGSARPYAVEITRMLTTLAAEAALDHPLLVERPEPRRAGVLVVSSDRGLCGAYNASIFRRSEELFSLLREEGKTPVLYVVGRKALNYYTFRNWDITESWTGFSEQPKYENAAEIAANLVEAFMLGTDENSLSDADQGVDELHIVYTEFKSMLSQSAEAHRMAPMVVEYVEEDLGPRTLYSFEPDATTLFESLLPRYLTTRVYAALLESAASELASRQRAMKSATDNADDLIKALTLMANRERQAQITQEISEIVGGANALADAS; translated from the coding sequence GCGGATCCGCTCGGCGGGGTCGATCAAGAAGATCACCAAGGCCCAGGAGCTGATCGCGACGTCACGTATCGGCAGGGCCCAGGCGCGGCTTGGGTCCGCCCGGCCGTATGCCGTCGAGATCACCCGGATGCTCACCACGCTGGCCGCCGAAGCCGCGTTGGACCATCCGCTGCTCGTCGAGCGTCCCGAACCGAGGCGGGCCGGTGTGCTGGTCGTGTCGTCGGACCGCGGTTTGTGCGGCGCCTACAACGCGAGCATCTTCCGGCGCTCCGAGGAGCTGTTCTCCCTGCTGCGGGAGGAAGGAAAGACTCCGGTCCTGTATGTGGTAGGCCGCAAGGCGCTGAACTACTACACATTCCGCAACTGGGACATCACCGAGTCGTGGACGGGTTTTTCCGAGCAGCCCAAGTACGAAAACGCCGCGGAGATCGCGGCGAACCTGGTCGAGGCTTTCATGCTTGGCACCGACGAGAATTCGCTGTCTGACGCCGATCAGGGTGTCGACGAACTGCACATCGTCTACACCGAATTCAAATCGATGTTGTCGCAATCGGCGGAGGCCCACCGAATGGCCCCGATGGTGGTGGAGTACGTCGAAGAGGACCTTGGGCCGCGCACGCTCTATTCGTTCGAGCCGGACGCGACGACGCTGTTCGAGTCACTGCTGCCGCGGTACCTGACTACGCGTGTGTATGCGGCGCTACTGGAGTCCGCGGCCTCGGAGCTGGCGTCGCGTCAACGAGCGATGAAGTCGGCGACCGACAATGCGGACGACCTCATCAAGGCGCTGACGTTGATGGCAAACCGCGAGCGGCAGGCTCAGATCACCCAGGAGATTAGCGAAATCGTCGGTGGCGCAAACGCGCTCGCCGATGCCAGCTAG
- a CDS encoding DUF2550 domain-containing protein codes for MSAPMVGMAVLVVVLGMAVAALSYRLWKLRQGGTAGIMRDIPAVGGHGWRHGVIRYRGGEAAFYRLSSLRLWPDRRLSRRGVEIISRRAPRGDEFDIMTHEIVVLELRDTTADRRSGYEIALDRGALTAFQSWLESRPSPRSRRRGV; via the coding sequence ATGAGCGCGCCCATGGTCGGCATGGCCGTGCTCGTCGTCGTCTTGGGGATGGCGGTCGCCGCCCTGAGTTATCGGTTGTGGAAGCTGCGGCAAGGCGGGACGGCCGGGATCATGCGGGACATTCCCGCGGTTGGGGGCCACGGCTGGCGCCACGGAGTGATCCGCTATCGCGGTGGCGAGGCCGCGTTCTATCGGCTGTCCAGTTTGCGTTTGTGGCCGGATCGGCGGCTCAGCCGACGAGGTGTCGAAATCATCTCTCGACGCGCGCCGCGAGGCGACGAATTCGACATCATGACACATGAGATAGTCGTGCTGGAACTGCGCGACACCACAGCGGACCGCAGGTCGGGCTACGAGATCGCGCTCGATAGGGGCGCATTGACGGCATTCCAGTCATGGTTGGAATCTCGCCCTTCGCCGCGGTCGCGGCGGCGCGGCGTGTGA
- the atpD gene encoding F0F1 ATP synthase subunit beta — protein sequence MTAMAEKTDKSGSAETSGRVVRVTGPVVDVEFPRGSIPELFNALHAKIDFESLAKTLTLEVAQHLGDNLVRTISLQPTDGLVRGVEVTDTGNSISVPVGEAVKGHVFNALGDCLDEPGYGQGFEHWSIHRKPPAFEELEPRTEMLETGLKVVDLLTPYVRGGKIALFGGAGVGKTVLIQEMINRIARNFGGTSVFAGVGERTREGNDLWVELAEANVLKDTALVFGQMDEPPGTRMRVALSALTMAEWFRDEAGQDVLLFIDNIFRFTQAGSEVSTLLGRMPSAVGYQPTLADEMGELQERITSTRGRSITSMQAVYVPADDYTDPAPATTFAHLDATTELSRAVFSKGIFPAVDPLASSSTILDPGVVGDEHYRVAQEVIRILQRYKDLQDIIAILGIDELSEEDKQLVNRARRIERFLSQNMMAAEQFTGQPGSTVPVKETIEAFDRVCKGEFDHVPEQAFFLIGGLEDLAKKAESLGAKL from the coding sequence ATGACAGCAATGGCCGAAAAGACCGACAAGAGTGGAAGCGCCGAGACCAGCGGCCGGGTGGTGCGGGTCACCGGGCCGGTCGTTGACGTCGAGTTTCCCCGGGGTTCCATACCGGAGCTGTTCAACGCCCTGCACGCGAAGATCGATTTCGAGTCGTTGGCGAAAACCCTGACGTTGGAGGTGGCGCAGCACCTCGGTGACAATCTGGTGCGCACCATCTCGTTGCAGCCCACCGACGGCCTCGTGCGCGGCGTCGAGGTCACCGACACCGGTAACTCCATCTCCGTGCCGGTCGGTGAGGCAGTCAAAGGCCACGTGTTCAACGCGCTGGGAGATTGCCTCGACGAGCCTGGCTACGGGCAAGGGTTCGAGCACTGGTCGATCCACCGCAAGCCGCCGGCCTTCGAGGAGCTCGAGCCCCGGACCGAGATGCTCGAGACCGGTTTGAAGGTCGTTGATTTGCTGACTCCATATGTGCGAGGCGGCAAGATCGCCCTGTTCGGTGGTGCCGGTGTGGGCAAGACGGTGCTGATCCAGGAGATGATCAACCGCATCGCCCGCAACTTCGGCGGTACTTCGGTGTTCGCGGGCGTGGGGGAGCGAACCCGCGAGGGCAACGACCTGTGGGTCGAGCTTGCCGAGGCCAACGTGCTCAAGGACACCGCGCTGGTATTCGGCCAGATGGATGAGCCGCCCGGTACCCGTATGCGGGTGGCACTGTCGGCGCTGACGATGGCGGAGTGGTTCCGCGACGAGGCGGGCCAGGACGTGTTGCTGTTCATCGACAACATCTTCCGGTTCACCCAAGCAGGTTCCGAGGTGTCGACGCTGCTCGGCAGGATGCCGTCGGCGGTGGGTTATCAGCCCACCCTGGCCGACGAGATGGGCGAACTGCAGGAACGCATCACGTCCACGCGCGGACGCTCGATTACGTCGATGCAAGCGGTCTATGTGCCCGCCGACGACTACACCGACCCCGCTCCAGCGACGACATTCGCCCATCTCGATGCCACGACGGAGCTCTCCCGTGCGGTGTTCTCCAAGGGCATTTTCCCCGCCGTGGACCCGCTGGCATCCAGTTCGACCATTCTGGACCCTGGCGTCGTCGGTGATGAGCACTACCGCGTGGCGCAGGAAGTCATCCGAATCCTGCAGCGTTACAAGGATCTTCAGGACATCATCGCGATTCTGGGCATCGACGAGTTGTCGGAGGAGGACAAGCAGCTGGTCAACCGCGCCCGGCGAATTGAGCGGTTCCTCTCGCAGAACATGATGGCGGCCGAACAGTTCACCGGCCAGCCGGGATCGACGGTTCCGGTGAAGGAGACCATCGAGGCGTTCGACCGGGTCTGCAAGGGCGAGTTCGACCACGTACCCGAACAGGCCTTCTTCCTGATCGGTGGCCTCGAGGACTTGGCCAAGAAGGCCGAGAGCCTCGGCGCCAAGCTGTAG